The Pan paniscus chromosome 3, NHGRI_mPanPan1-v2.0_pri, whole genome shotgun sequence genome includes a window with the following:
- the FABP2 gene encoding fatty acid-binding protein, intestinal has translation MAFDGTWKVDRSENYDKFMEKMGVNIVKRKLAAHDNLKLTITQEGNKFTVKESSAFRNIEIVFELGVTFNYNLADGTELRGTWSLEGNKLIGKFKRTDNGNELNTVREIVGDELVQTYVYEGVEAKRIFKKD, from the exons ATGGCATTTGATGGCACTTGGAAGGTTGACCGGAGTGAAAACTATGACAAGTTCATGGAAAAAATGG GTGTTAATATAGTGAAAAGGAAGCTTGCAGCTCATGACAATTTGAAGCTGACAATTAcacaagaaggaaataaattcacAGTCAAAGAATCAAGCGCTTTTCGAAACATTGAAATTGTTTTTGAACTTGGTGTCACCTTTAATTACAACCTAGCAGATGGAACTGAACTCagg gGGACCTGGAGCCTTGAGGGAAATAAACTTATTGGAAAATTCAAACGGACAGACAATGGAAACGAACTGAATACTGTCCGAGAAATTGTAGGTGATGAACTAGTCCAG ACTTATGTATATGAAGGAGTAGAAGCCAAAAGGATCTTTAAAAAGGATTGA